One segment of Rosa chinensis cultivar Old Blush chromosome 6, RchiOBHm-V2, whole genome shotgun sequence DNA contains the following:
- the LOC112171867 gene encoding ethylene-responsive transcription factor RAP2-1: MEGEYSCSSSSSSSTTSLEKRKKRQHEHDDNQEKPYRGIRMRKWGKWVAEIREPNKRSRIWLGSYTTPVAAARAYDTAVFYLRGPSARLNFPELVFQEGQLHDMSSASIRKKATEVGAKVDALQTALRSPSSQSKTGSQIKPDLNEYPDPENSDDN, encoded by the coding sequence ATGGAAGGAGAGTACAGTTGTTCGTCATCGTCTTCTTCCTCGACCACGAGCTTAGAGAAGCGCAAGAAGAGACAACATGAGCACGATGATAACCAGGAAAAGCCCTACAGAGGAATAAGGATGAGAAAGTGGGGCAAGTGGGTGGCCGAGATTAGAGAACCCAACAAGCGGTCCAGGATTTGGCTTGGTTCGTACACAACTCCTGTCGCCGCCGCCAGAGCCTACGACACCGCCGTTTTCTACCTCCGAGGCCCTTCTGCGAGACTCAACTTCCCGGAGTTAGTTTTCCAAGAAGGCCAGCTGCACGACATGTCGTCCGCTTCCATACGCAAGAAGGCCACCGAGGTTGGGGCCAAAGTCGACGCTCTCCAAACTGCTCTCCGGTCGCCGTCGTCGCAGTCGAAAACTGGCTCCCAGATTAAGCCTGATTTGAACGAATACCCGGACCCGGAAAACTCCGATGACAACTGA
- the LOC112174367 gene encoding uncharacterized protein LOC112174367 has product MVNPIICNPIHTTLPYNKPLPLLFLNSSQSPFFNSQINLTLNPKPSSSISFNKRRWRRSYTAVTSAANSEIDMVRNKQGIYTPKQKKVVILWDLDNKPPRGPPYQAAMALKQVAQHFGEVVDVSAYANRHAFIHLPNWVVEQRRERKQLDILERKGIVTPPQPYICGVCGRKCKSNLDLTKHFKQLHERERQKKLNRMRSLKGKKRQRFKERFISGNHKYNEAASTLIKPKVGYGLAAELRRAGVFVKTVEDKPQAADWALKRQMQHSMSRGIDWLFLVSDDSDFSDMLRKARESSLGTVVVGDWDRALGRHADVWVPWTGLEKGEISEKDLVPKRRRSEFSDEDEEEEDGDVSVFSDLGFSGGSELDNVVDDLVGLRSQGSGGMRISAFSEGEVEAGDWEEDYEESEDGDYLLEDSEDEDSEDEYGFF; this is encoded by the coding sequence ATGGTGAACCCCATCATCTGCAACCCAATACACACCACCCTCCCTTATAACAAACCCCTTCCTCTCCTTTTCCTCAATTCCTCCCAATCCCCATTCTTCAATTCCCAAATCAACCTGACCCTCAACCCAAAGCCCTCGTCCTCAATTTCCTTTAACAAACGAAGATGGAGGAGGAGCTATACAGCTGTGACGTCAGCCGCGAACTCCGAAATCGACATGGTGAGAAACAAGCAAGGCATATACACGCCGAAACAGAAGAAAGTGGTGATTTTATGGGACCTGGACAACAAACCCCCGCGCGGGCCGCCGTACCAGGCGGCCATGGCGCTGAAACAGGTGGCCCAGCACTTCGGCGAGGTAGTTGACGTGTCGGCCTACGCCAACCGCCACGCCTTCATCCACTTGCCCAACTGGGTAGTGGAGCAGCGCCGGGAACGGAAGCAATTAGACATTCTGGAGCGCAAGGGGATAGTCACGCCTCCCCAGCCTTACATTTGCGGAGTCTGCGGCCGGAAGTGTAAGTCGAATTTGGATTTGACGAAGCACTTCAAGCAGCTACACGAGCGGGAGCGGCAGAAGAAGCTGAACCGAATGCGGTCTCTGAAAGGGAAGAAACGGCAGCGTTTCAAGGAGAGGTTTATTTCGGGGAATCATAAGTACAATGAGGCTGCGAGTACTTTGATCAAGCCCAAGGTTGGGTATGGACTGGCGGCTGAGCTGAGAAGAGCTGGGGTTTTTGTGAAGACGGTGGAGGATAAGCCGCAGGCGGCGGATTGGGCATTGAAGAGGCAAATGCAGCATTCTATGAGCCGTGGGATTGACTGGTTGTTCTTGGTTTCGGACGATTCGGATTTTTCAGACATGTTGAGGAAGGCTAGAGAGTCCAGTTTGGGGACTGTGGTGGTGGGGGATTGGGATAGAGCTTTGGGGAGGCATGCGGATGTGTGGGTGCCGTGGACTGGGCTCGAAAAGGGGGAGATTTCCGAGAAGGATTTGGTGCCGAAAAGGAGGAGAAGTGAGTTCTctgatgaggatgaggaggaggaggatggtgATGTTTCCGTGTTTTCGGATTTGGGATTTAGTGGTGGGAGTGAATTGGACAATGTGGTTGATGATCTTGTTGGACTAAGGTCTCAGGGGTCTGGTGGAATGAGGATTTCGGCGTTTTCAGAAGGGGAAGTGGAAGCAGGAGATTGGGAGGAAGACTATGAGGAAAGTGAGGATGGGGACTATTTGTTGGAGGACAGCGAGGATGAGGATTCAGAAGATGAATATGGGTTCTTTTGA